The following coding sequences lie in one Sorghum bicolor cultivar BTx623 chromosome 6, Sorghum_bicolor_NCBIv3, whole genome shotgun sequence genomic window:
- the LOC8070809 gene encoding methyltransferase-like protein 13 isoform X2 — protein MEPGAGTKLGIKYLNEAKRVMKSGGKFVCLTLAESHVLALLLSEFRFGWDMSVQAIASESSEKSAFQTFMVVMVKGKMGVAQTIKSSLVQSAEYCNMRQANAVIRALGNENIIRESYSSGVDVLLSLRDLQLGAIGDLKVIVPGRRRQFILGEQETSLYCYKAILLDAKKQTETFVYHCGVFIVPKARAQEWLFSSEEGQWHVVESARAARLIMVFLDSRHANIDMDIIKKDLSPLVKELEPGNPEEEAPIPFMMAGDGVKQRHILQEATSEITGPMVVEDVVYENADGDQGSMSEKMFRRLIFGRSSGLVQSEALLIRDPPSDEIDRKNKSASATSKKRRNQKKGSKNSLRIDHRFLGSSYHSSIISGLSLVASSLSVAASSGGKVSTTVIGLGAGCLPMFLRGCLPSVDVEVVELDPLVAELAKKYFGFSMDEQLKLHLGDGIKFIEDSVAANHSVNGSARNAIKILILDVDSSDLSSGLSCPPENFVEDPFLLKAKEFLSEGGLFIINLVSRSSSVREMVVSRLKAVFEHLYSLQLEEDINEVLFASPSERYLEINNLDAGASKLQELLKIPVDVESDIQKLQKLQ, from the exons ATGGAGCCAGGGGCTGGGACAAAACTGGGGATAAAATATCTAAATGAG GCCAAGAGAGTTATGAAATCAGGAGGGAAGTTTGTGTGCCTTACCCTTGCAGAATCCCATGTTTTAG CGCTTCTTTTGTCCGAGTTCAGATTTGGATGGGATATGAGTGTTCAAGCTATAGCTAGTGAATCCTCTGAAAAATCTGCCTTCCAGACATTCATGGTGGTCATGGTAAAAGGGAAGATGGGTGTAGCTCAAACAATAAAATCATCATTGGTTCAATCTGCTGAATACTGTAACATGAGACAG GCAAATGCTGTGATTCGTGCTCTTGGAAATGAGAACATCATCCGGGAGTCGTATTCGTCTGGTGTTGATGTACTGCTCTCATTGCGAGATCTTCAGCTAGGAGCTATAGGAGATCTGAAAGTGATTGTCCCAGGACGAAGGAGGCAGTTCATTCTTGGTGAACAGGAAACTTCGCTATATTGCTATAAGGCTATTTTATTGGACGCCAAGAAGCAAACAGAAACATTTGTGTACCACTGTGGAGTTTTTATTGTGCCTAAG GCTCGGGCTCAGGAATGGTTATTTTCTTCAGAAGAAGGACAGTGGCATGTTGTTGAAAGTGCAAGGGCTGCCCGTCTAATTATG GTTTTCTTGGACAGCAGACATGCAAATATCGACATGGATATTATTAAG AAGGATTTATCTCCCCTTGTTAAGGAATTAGAACCTGGAAATCCTGAAGAGGAGGCCCCTATACC GTTCATGATGGCAGGTGATGGTGTTAAACAAAGACATATTCTGCAAGAG GCAACTTCAGAAATAACTGGTCCAATGGTTGTGGAAGATGTTGTCTATGAAAATGCTGATGGAGACCAAGGTTCCATGTCTGAGAAAATGTTCCGGCGCCTTATTTTTGGAAGAAGTTCTGGTTTAGTGCAATCTGAAGCCTTGCTAATCAGAGATCCTCCCAGTGATGAGATAGACAGAAAAAACAAAAGTGCATCTGCGACatctaaaaaaagaaggaacCAGAAAAAGG GATCCAAGAACAGTCTGAGAATTGACCATAGATTTCTTGGTAGCTCATATCACAGCAGTATCATATCTGGGCTTTCTTTAGTTGCATCTTCTCTAAGTGTTGCTGCTTCATCTGGTGGAAAG GTCAGCACCACTGTTATAGGCCTTGGTGCTGGTTGTTTACCAATGTTTCTCCGTGGATGTCTGCCTTCCGTAGATGTTGAG GTGGTTGAGTTGGACCCCTTGGTGGCTGAGCTAGCAAAGAAATATTTTGGCTTTTCAATGGATGAGCAGTTGAAG ttgcatttggggGATGGCATCAAGTTCATTGAAGACAGTGTTGCTGCAAATCATTCAGTAAATGGCAGTGCCAGAAATGCAATCAAAATACTTATCCTCGATGTTGATTCATCAGATCTAAG TTCTGGGCTGTCTTGCCCACCAgaaaacttcgttgaagatcctttCCTTCTGAAAGCAAAGGAGTTCCTTTCGGAGGGCGGCCTTTTTATCATCAATTTAGTCTCGCGGTCATCTTCAGTGAGGGAAATGGTTGTTTCAAGACTTAAAGCG GTCTTTGAACACCTATACTCACTGCAACTTGAAGAAGACATAAATGAGGTTTTGTTTGCGTCGCCGAGCGAAAGATACCTAGAAATCAATAACCTTGATGCAGGAGCTTCCAAATTGCAGGAGTTACTCAAAATTCCAGTGGATGTAGAATCAGATATACAGAAGTTGCAAAAGCTCCAGTAA
- the LOC8070809 gene encoding methyltransferase-like protein 13 isoform X1: MATTTPPPAILGTLGDFTSRENWDKFFALRGTGDNFEWYAEWPNLRAPLLALIGDSGAAAAAGSTQEILVPACGSSALSERLYDAGFRRITNVDFSRVVVADMLRRHARARPEMRWRVMDMTNMQFADGSFDVILDKGGLDALMEPGAGTKLGIKYLNEAKRVMKSGGKFVCLTLAESHVLALLLSEFRFGWDMSVQAIASESSEKSAFQTFMVVMVKGKMGVAQTIKSSLVQSAEYCNMRQANAVIRALGNENIIRESYSSGVDVLLSLRDLQLGAIGDLKVIVPGRRRQFILGEQETSLYCYKAILLDAKKQTETFVYHCGVFIVPKARAQEWLFSSEEGQWHVVESARAARLIMVFLDSRHANIDMDIIKKDLSPLVKELEPGNPEEEAPIPFMMAGDGVKQRHILQEATSEITGPMVVEDVVYENADGDQGSMSEKMFRRLIFGRSSGLVQSEALLIRDPPSDEIDRKNKSASATSKKRRNQKKGSKNSLRIDHRFLGSSYHSSIISGLSLVASSLSVAASSGGKVSTTVIGLGAGCLPMFLRGCLPSVDVEVVELDPLVAELAKKYFGFSMDEQLKLHLGDGIKFIEDSVAANHSVNGSARNAIKILILDVDSSDLSSGLSCPPENFVEDPFLLKAKEFLSEGGLFIINLVSRSSSVREMVVSRLKAVFEHLYSLQLEEDINEVLFASPSERYLEINNLDAGASKLQELLKIPVDVESDIQKLQKLQ, translated from the exons ATGGCGACCACGACGCCGCCTCCGGCGATCCTAGGCACGCTTGGCGACTTCACATCGCGGGAGAACTGGGACAAGTTCTTCGCGCTCCGCGGCACGGGGGACAATTTTGAGTGGTACGCGGAGTGGCCTAACCTCCGGGCCCCGCTCCTCGCCCTCATCGGGGACagcggcgccgcggcggcggcggggtcaACCCAGGAGATCCTGGTGCCGGCGTGCGGGAGCTCGGCGCTCTCGGAGCGGCTCTACGACGCGGGGTTCCGCCGCATCACCAACGTCGATTTCTcccgcgtcgtcgtcgccgaTATGCTTCGCCGTCACGCACGCGCGCGGCCAGAGATGCGCTGGCGCGTCATGGACATGACCAACATGCAG TTTGCAGATGGGTCATTTGATGTCATTCTTGATAAAGGAGGATTGGATGCTCTTATGGAGCCAGGGGCTGGGACAAAACTGGGGATAAAATATCTAAATGAG GCCAAGAGAGTTATGAAATCAGGAGGGAAGTTTGTGTGCCTTACCCTTGCAGAATCCCATGTTTTAG CGCTTCTTTTGTCCGAGTTCAGATTTGGATGGGATATGAGTGTTCAAGCTATAGCTAGTGAATCCTCTGAAAAATCTGCCTTCCAGACATTCATGGTGGTCATGGTAAAAGGGAAGATGGGTGTAGCTCAAACAATAAAATCATCATTGGTTCAATCTGCTGAATACTGTAACATGAGACAG GCAAATGCTGTGATTCGTGCTCTTGGAAATGAGAACATCATCCGGGAGTCGTATTCGTCTGGTGTTGATGTACTGCTCTCATTGCGAGATCTTCAGCTAGGAGCTATAGGAGATCTGAAAGTGATTGTCCCAGGACGAAGGAGGCAGTTCATTCTTGGTGAACAGGAAACTTCGCTATATTGCTATAAGGCTATTTTATTGGACGCCAAGAAGCAAACAGAAACATTTGTGTACCACTGTGGAGTTTTTATTGTGCCTAAG GCTCGGGCTCAGGAATGGTTATTTTCTTCAGAAGAAGGACAGTGGCATGTTGTTGAAAGTGCAAGGGCTGCCCGTCTAATTATG GTTTTCTTGGACAGCAGACATGCAAATATCGACATGGATATTATTAAG AAGGATTTATCTCCCCTTGTTAAGGAATTAGAACCTGGAAATCCTGAAGAGGAGGCCCCTATACC GTTCATGATGGCAGGTGATGGTGTTAAACAAAGACATATTCTGCAAGAG GCAACTTCAGAAATAACTGGTCCAATGGTTGTGGAAGATGTTGTCTATGAAAATGCTGATGGAGACCAAGGTTCCATGTCTGAGAAAATGTTCCGGCGCCTTATTTTTGGAAGAAGTTCTGGTTTAGTGCAATCTGAAGCCTTGCTAATCAGAGATCCTCCCAGTGATGAGATAGACAGAAAAAACAAAAGTGCATCTGCGACatctaaaaaaagaaggaacCAGAAAAAGG GATCCAAGAACAGTCTGAGAATTGACCATAGATTTCTTGGTAGCTCATATCACAGCAGTATCATATCTGGGCTTTCTTTAGTTGCATCTTCTCTAAGTGTTGCTGCTTCATCTGGTGGAAAG GTCAGCACCACTGTTATAGGCCTTGGTGCTGGTTGTTTACCAATGTTTCTCCGTGGATGTCTGCCTTCCGTAGATGTTGAG GTGGTTGAGTTGGACCCCTTGGTGGCTGAGCTAGCAAAGAAATATTTTGGCTTTTCAATGGATGAGCAGTTGAAG ttgcatttggggGATGGCATCAAGTTCATTGAAGACAGTGTTGCTGCAAATCATTCAGTAAATGGCAGTGCCAGAAATGCAATCAAAATACTTATCCTCGATGTTGATTCATCAGATCTAAG TTCTGGGCTGTCTTGCCCACCAgaaaacttcgttgaagatcctttCCTTCTGAAAGCAAAGGAGTTCCTTTCGGAGGGCGGCCTTTTTATCATCAATTTAGTCTCGCGGTCATCTTCAGTGAGGGAAATGGTTGTTTCAAGACTTAAAGCG GTCTTTGAACACCTATACTCACTGCAACTTGAAGAAGACATAAATGAGGTTTTGTTTGCGTCGCCGAGCGAAAGATACCTAGAAATCAATAACCTTGATGCAGGAGCTTCCAAATTGCAGGAGTTACTCAAAATTCCAGTGGATGTAGAATCAGATATACAGAAGTTGCAAAAGCTCCAGTAA
- the LOC110436444 gene encoding rRNA 2'-O-methyltransferase fibrillarin-like, with protein MTMRRRTRALCTLALARALLCVAAHFQGASCRSGRGGARGGGGASFGRKSGRGGGGGSGGRRGGAGGGSARTAAASGPSNINGRRSAAAAGVSGGHGGAWKVAGVDVSQC; from the coding sequence ATGACCATGAGACGCAGGACGAGGGCGCTATGCACGCTGGCGCTGGCGCGGGCGCTGCTCTGCGTGGCCGCGCACTTCCAGGGCGCTTCCTGTCGGAGCGGCCGCGGCGGGGCAAGAGGCGGAGGCGGTGCTAGCTTCGGAAGAAAGAGTGGCAGAGGCGGAGGCGGGGGCTCCGGAGGAAGGAGGGGCGgagccggcggcggcagcgcaaGGACCGCCGCTGCCTCGGGACCGTCGAACATCAACGGGCGACGCAGCGCCGCGGCGGCTGGCGTGAGCGGCGGCCATGGTGGAGCGTGGAAGGTGGCGGGCGTTGATGTCTCTCAATGTTGA